Proteins co-encoded in one alpha proteobacterium HIMB5 genomic window:
- a CDS encoding putative membrane protein (PFAM: Uncharacterized ACR, YhhQ family COG1738~TIGRFAM: conserved hypothetical integral membrane protein) has translation MGVIVLISNYLVQFPINKFDLENILTYGAFSYPVAFLITDLANRVYGKNSAKKIVYFGFSIGILFTLIFSTNFGDLISIRIAIGSGTAFIVAQLLDVQIFDKLRKKKWFIAPLASSIIGSVVDTFLFFSISFYGTGISWFTLALGDLTVKIFVALVMLIPFRLLFNILKPVKI, from the coding sequence ATGGGAGTTATTGTTCTTATATCAAATTATTTAGTTCAATTTCCGATAAATAAATTTGACTTAGAAAACATACTTACTTACGGTGCTTTCAGTTATCCTGTTGCTTTTTTAATTACCGATCTAGCAAATAGAGTTTATGGAAAAAATAGTGCTAAAAAAATTGTTTATTTTGGTTTTTCAATAGGAATTTTATTTACATTAATTTTTTCTACAAATTTTGGTGATTTAATTTCAATTCGAATAGCAATTGGCTCTGGAACAGCATTTATAGTTGCTCAATTATTAGATGTACAAATTTTTGATAAATTAAGGAAAAAAAAATGGTTTATAGCTCCATTAGCTTCATCAATAATTGGTTCAGTTGTAGATACTTTTCTATTTTTCTCCATTTCATTTTATGGAACAGGGATATCATGGTTTACTTTAGCTTTGGGAGATTTGACTGTAAAAATATTTGTGGCGTTAGTAATGTTAATCCCTTTTAGATTATTATTTAATATTTTAAAGCCTGTTAAAATTTAG
- a CDS encoding Deoxyhypusine synthase (PFAM: Deoxyhypusine synthase~TIGRFAM: deoxyhypusine synthase): MSDNKPLGHNSKKDFLKNPVEHIDITSFDSRKIISSMEKMSFVSRETANAANIYNEMLKDKDCTIFLTLAGSTSAAGCMNIYKDLVKYNMVDAIVATGASIIDMDFFEALGFKHYQGSQFQDDTELRKNYIDRIYDTYIDEDELQMCDKKICEIADSLEPRSYTSREFIWEMGKYLKENSIKKDSLIETAYDNNVPIFCPAFTDSSAGFGLVIHQENNPKKHITIDSIREFRELTEIKIRSKGSGLFMIGGGVPKNFIQDTVICAELLGKEVEMHKYAVQITVADSRDGACSSSTLKEASSWGKVDVTQEQMVFAEATSVLPLIASDAYHKGEWKNRERKNFSKIFN; encoded by the coding sequence ATGTCAGATAATAAGCCGTTAGGACACAACAGTAAGAAAGATTTCTTAAAAAATCCTGTAGAACATATTGATATTACTTCGTTTGATTCTAGAAAAATAATTTCTTCAATGGAAAAGATGTCTTTTGTTTCTAGAGAAACTGCTAATGCCGCTAATATTTATAATGAAATGTTAAAAGATAAAGATTGTACAATTTTTTTAACTCTTGCTGGATCTACATCTGCAGCAGGATGTATGAATATTTATAAAGATTTAGTGAAATATAATATGGTCGATGCAATCGTTGCAACCGGAGCTTCAATCATAGATATGGATTTTTTTGAAGCTTTAGGTTTTAAACACTATCAAGGTTCACAATTTCAAGATGATACAGAACTAAGGAAAAACTACATAGATAGAATTTATGATACATACATTGATGAGGATGAACTTCAAATGTGTGATAAAAAAATATGTGAAATTGCAGACTCATTAGAGCCAAGAAGTTACACATCAAGAGAATTTATTTGGGAAATGGGAAAATACTTAAAAGAAAATTCAATTAAAAAAGATTCATTGATCGAAACTGCATATGACAATAATGTTCCAATTTTTTGTCCTGCATTTACAGACTCTAGTGCTGGCTTTGGTTTGGTTATACATCAAGAGAATAATCCAAAAAAACATATCACAATAGACTCAATTCGTGAATTTAGAGAACTAACTGAAATAAAAATAAGATCTAAAGGTTCAGGGCTTTTTATGATTGGTGGAGGTGTGCCTAAAAACTTTATTCAAGATACTGTAATTTGTGCTGAGCTACTTGGGAAAGAGGTTGAGATGCATAAATATGCTGTTCAAATAACAGTCGCTGACTCTAGGGATGGAGCATGTAGTAGCTCTACCTTAAAGGAAGCTAGTTCTTGGGGTAAAGTAGACGTTACACAAGAACAAATGGTTTTTGCTGAAGCAACTAGCGTTTTACCTTTGATAGCAAGCGATGCTTATCATAAGGGTGAATGGAAAAATAGAGAAAGAAAAAATTTCTCAAAAATATTTAATTAA
- a CDS encoding BioY family protein (PFAM: BioY family), which translates to MEVVKNLNQSSIVKTFLIIILGSLALTISAKIKIPFYPVPMTMQTFVVMLLGLAFGYKIGLATVSLYLFEGIVGLPVFSNSPEKGVGLVYFTGPTMGYLIGFLSATLIAGTISSNDNLLKIISKLLLSVSTIYILGVLWLGTLIGWDKPILEFGVYPFLLAEIFKLALLVIISKKIINFRKFI; encoded by the coding sequence ATGGAAGTTGTAAAAAATTTAAATCAATCGTCAATTGTAAAAACTTTTTTAATAATAATTCTTGGTTCGTTAGCTTTAACTATATCAGCCAAAATTAAAATTCCTTTTTATCCAGTGCCAATGACGATGCAAACTTTTGTTGTAATGTTATTGGGTTTAGCATTTGGTTACAAAATAGGATTGGCAACAGTCAGTTTATATTTATTTGAAGGTATTGTTGGATTACCAGTTTTTTCAAACTCACCAGAAAAAGGTGTGGGTTTAGTTTACTTTACTGGTCCAACAATGGGATATTTGATTGGTTTCTTATCAGCAACACTAATTGCTGGAACAATAAGTTCTAATGACAACCTATTAAAGATAATTTCTAAACTGTTATTATCTGTATCAACAATTTATATTTTGGGTGTTTTGTGGCTAGGCACACTTATAGGATGGGATAAGCCAATACTAGAGTTTGGAGTATATCCATTTTTACTAGCAGAAATATTTAAGCTAGCTTTGTTGGTAATAATTTCAAAAAAAATAATTAATTTTAGAAAATTTATTTAG
- a CDS encoding ornithine/DAP/arginine decarboxylase family protein,pyridoxal-dependent decarboxylase family protein (PFAM: Pyridoxal-dependent decarboxylase, C-terminal sheet domain; Pyridoxal-dependent decarboxylase, pyridoxal binding domain) translates to MQKFKSVEELINQLQPEQPVYCIRRESIKTASKFFIDKFPGKILFAVKTNPHPEVLKTIIESGIDQFDVASIDEIKSIKSINQNIKCSFMHTVKSRESIEKAYFQYGVKTFSLDTKDELIKIIESTKNANDLELFVRVAVSNEHAEIDLSKKFGAISSEAIGLVRLAKQYAAKIGISFHVGSQCMHPISYSKGISEIGNIIKKTKILPDYINVGGGFPTIYPDLIPQSLDSYFEEIKKGLTNLKLEKLPEIICEPGRALVAESGSTIVRVNLRKKQKLYINDGTYGTLFDAGTPNIVYPSKMIKDQSNKIISKKLTAFDFYGPTCDSMDYMKGPFLLPNNIKENDYIELGQLGAYGLTFRTQFNGFYSDLIYEVEDKPIMSMFEKSGNQGILVA, encoded by the coding sequence ATGCAAAAATTTAAATCAGTTGAAGAGCTTATAAATCAACTGCAGCCTGAACAGCCTGTTTACTGTATCAGGAGAGAATCGATAAAAACTGCTTCAAAATTTTTTATAGATAAATTCCCAGGTAAAATTCTATTTGCGGTCAAAACTAATCCTCACCCTGAAGTTTTAAAAACTATCATTGAGAGTGGAATTGATCAATTTGATGTGGCCTCAATAGATGAAATAAAAAGCATTAAAAGTATAAATCAAAACATTAAATGTTCATTTATGCACACAGTTAAGTCTAGAGAAAGCATTGAAAAAGCATATTTTCAATATGGAGTTAAAACATTTTCTTTGGACACTAAAGACGAATTAATAAAAATTATTGAAAGCACTAAAAACGCAAATGATTTAGAGTTATTTGTGAGAGTTGCAGTATCAAATGAACATGCTGAAATAGATTTATCGAAAAAATTTGGTGCTATTAGCTCTGAAGCAATTGGTCTTGTTAGGTTAGCCAAACAATATGCTGCTAAGATAGGAATAAGTTTTCACGTTGGGTCACAATGTATGCATCCAATTTCATACTCTAAAGGAATCTCAGAAATAGGTAATATAATTAAAAAAACTAAAATTCTACCAGACTATATTAATGTAGGTGGTGGGTTTCCAACAATTTATCCAGATTTAATTCCTCAAAGTTTAGATAGTTATTTTGAAGAGATAAAAAAAGGATTAACTAACTTAAAACTTGAAAAATTACCAGAAATTATATGTGAACCTGGAAGAGCACTAGTTGCTGAAAGTGGTTCAACAATCGTAAGAGTAAACTTAAGAAAGAAACAAAAACTCTACATTAATGATGGAACTTATGGAACATTGTTTGATGCTGGTACTCCAAATATTGTTTATCCTTCTAAGATGATTAAAGATCAATCAAATAAAATTATTTCAAAAAAATTAACTGCTTTCGATTTTTATGGTCCTACTTGTGATAGTATGGATTACATGAAAGGACCTTTCCTTTTGCCAAATAACATAAAAGAGAATGATTATATTGAATTAGGACAATTAGGTGCTTACGGTTTAACATTTAGAACTCAATTCAACGGTTTCTATTCAGATTTAATTTATGAAGTAGAAGATAAACCAATAATGAGCATGTTTGAGAAAAGTGGTAACCAAGGTATATTAGTTGCCTAA
- a CDS encoding response regulator-like protein with receiver domain protein (PFAM: Response regulator receiver domain): MKEQAVLKNINDFENKSLLLVDDDNPFRERLARAMEKKGFSVVQAEGVRKGIDTVKTSKPGFAVVDLRLGDGNGLDVVKEIQNSNSDSRVIMLTGYGNIPTAVAAIKEGAIDYLAKPADAEDVEKALLADPSKRAAPPENPMSADRVKWEHIHRVFELCNRNVSETARRLKMHRRTLQRILSKRSPK, encoded by the coding sequence ATGAAAGAACAAGCTGTATTAAAAAACATCAATGATTTTGAGAATAAATCGTTGCTTTTAGTTGATGATGATAATCCTTTTAGAGAGCGACTTGCTAGAGCAATGGAAAAAAAAGGTTTTTCGGTTGTACAAGCTGAAGGTGTACGAAAAGGTATTGATACAGTCAAAACATCAAAACCAGGATTCGCTGTGGTTGATTTAAGACTGGGTGATGGAAATGGTTTAGATGTTGTAAAAGAAATTCAAAACTCTAACTCTGATAGTAGAGTAATAATGTTAACTGGTTATGGAAATATTCCAACTGCAGTAGCTGCAATTAAAGAGGGTGCTATAGATTATCTAGCAAAACCTGCTGATGCTGAAGACGTAGAAAAAGCTTTATTAGCTGATCCATCAAAAAGAGCAGCGCCTCCGGAAAATCCAATGTCTGCTGATAGAGTAAAGTGGGAACATATTCATCGTGTATTTGAGTTGTGCAATAGAAATGTTTCTGAGACAGCTAGAAGACTAAAAATGCATAGAAGAACTCTTCAAAGAATTCTTTCTAAAAGATCTCCTAAATAA
- a CDS encoding agmatinase (PFAM: Arginase family~TIGRFAM: agmatinase) — MNGKIEKEKISQKYLIKLKYLSNKKGFLGVDNKFNFREKVVIVPFGLEKTVSYGGGTKNGPKEIIKASHQVELYDEELNCEPYKKIGIKTLETFKIDKNINKALKKMASVNKEILDKKLFPMTFGGEHSITPGCIDPFVKKYKKICLLHFDAHADLRDSYNGEKFSHASAIRRCLDHKNVSIISFGIRNISESEIPFLKKNKFRINIFWAKDKPRWDLKKFKKLIKNKTVYLTFDVDGLDSSIMPATGTPEPGGLLWDETLNIIRIAAKNSNIVGADINELAPIKGFNSYNFLVAKLAYKILSYKFFY; from the coding sequence GTGAATGGAAAAATAGAGAAAGAAAAAATTTCTCAAAAATATTTAATTAAATTGAAATATCTTTCAAACAAAAAAGGATTTCTTGGAGTTGATAATAAATTCAATTTTAGAGAAAAAGTAGTTATAGTCCCATTTGGACTTGAAAAAACTGTTAGCTATGGTGGTGGTACTAAAAATGGCCCAAAAGAGATTATTAAAGCATCTCATCAAGTTGAGCTTTATGATGAAGAGCTCAATTGTGAACCCTACAAAAAAATAGGTATTAAAACATTAGAGACTTTTAAAATTGACAAAAATATTAATAAAGCCTTAAAAAAAATGGCTAGTGTTAATAAGGAAATTTTAGATAAAAAACTTTTTCCTATGACCTTTGGTGGTGAACATTCTATCACTCCTGGGTGTATTGATCCATTTGTAAAAAAATATAAGAAAATTTGTCTGTTACATTTTGATGCTCATGCTGATCTTCGAGATAGCTATAATGGAGAGAAGTTTTCTCACGCATCAGCTATCAGACGTTGTTTAGATCACAAAAATGTATCTATCATATCATTCGGAATTCGTAATATTTCTGAGAGTGAAATACCTTTTTTGAAAAAAAATAAATTCAGAATAAACATTTTTTGGGCAAAAGATAAACCTAGATGGGATTTAAAAAAATTTAAGAAATTAATTAAAAACAAAACTGTTTATCTTACATTTGATGTGGATGGTCTAGATTCGAGTATTATGCCTGCTACTGGTACTCCTGAGCCAGGTGGTTTATTATGGGATGAAACTTTAAATATCATAAGAATAGCAGCAAAAAATTCTAATATAGTTGGTGCTGATATTAATGAGCTAGCACCAATAAAAGGATTTAATTCTTATAATTTTTTGGTAGCTAAACTAGCTTATAAAATATTGTCTTATAAATTTTTCTACTAA